The Brachionichthys hirsutus isolate HB-005 chromosome 8, CSIRO-AGI_Bhir_v1, whole genome shotgun sequence genome contains a region encoding:
- the LOC137898653 gene encoding epithelial membrane protein 3-like: protein MVLLLVSLMVLHLVTLTLLLIATLEKSWWIWTESEITDLWYNCFHDNATDVWMCATTNENDWLQSVQALMILAVVFSSISFLFFLGQLLTLSKRGIFYFTGISQAFAGLTTFAACLIFTFHRKEILNDSRDDSRGRFGYCFVIAWWCVPLLLISAALYVHLRKRE from the exons ATGGTCCTCCTGCTCGTCTCCCTAATGGTGCTGCATCTGGTTACCTTGACGCTGCTCCTCATCGCCACCCTGGAGAAG TCGTGGTGGATATGGACAGAATCTGAAATCACAGACCTCTGGTATaactgtttccatgacaacgctACAGACGTCTGGATGTGTGCCACTACCAATGAAAAcg actggctgcaGTCGGTCCAGGCCCTGATGATCCTCGCCGTggttttctcctccatctccttcctGTTTTTTCTGGGCCAGCTGCTCACCTTGTCCAAAAGAGGAATATTCTACTTCACAGGCATCTCCCAGGCCTTTGCAG gTTTAACAACCTTTGCTGCTTGCCTCATCTTCACCTTCCACAGAAAGGAGATCTTAAATGATTCCAGGGACGACAGCAGAGGACGCTTTGGCTACTGTTTCGTCATTGCATGGTGGTGTGTCCCTCTTCTCCTCATCAGTGCGGCGCTATATGTCCACTTACGCAAGCGAGAGTAA